The Christiangramia flava JLT2011 genome has a segment encoding these proteins:
- a CDS encoding ethanolamine ammonia-lyase subunit EutB, whose product MAYKYVLRGNTYTFQDLKAVLAKASPQRSGDALAGIAAEDTKERIAAQYCLSEIPLKTFLEDLVIPYENDEVTRLIIDSHDPKAFQSISGLTVGEFRDYLLSYQANGDTLKNLSPGLTPEMLAAVSKIMRNQDLIAVAQKIEVVTKFRNTVGKKGHFSVRLQPNNPSDDPKGIAASIIDGLMYGCGDAVIGINPATDNPQEVSKLLKQLDDFRQQYEIPTQNCILSHVTTTLEIIEKAPVDLIFQSIGGTEKTNSSFGIDLKLLQEAYDAGKELNRGTVGKQMMYFETGQGSSLSADAHHGVDQQTCEARAYAVARKFDPFLVNTVVGFIGPEYLYDGKQIIRAALEDHFCGKLLGLPMGCDVCYTNHAEADQDDMDSLLTLLGVAGCNYIMGVPGADDIMLNYQSTSFHDAMYLRKVLNKRPAPEFEEWLLKMGIFDEQGYRKEIKDQLLKLK is encoded by the coding sequence ATGGCCTATAAATACGTACTTCGCGGCAACACATACACTTTCCAGGATCTGAAGGCGGTTCTGGCTAAAGCGAGTCCGCAACGTTCCGGAGATGCGCTGGCTGGAATCGCGGCGGAAGACACTAAAGAACGTATCGCCGCTCAATATTGCCTGAGCGAAATTCCACTGAAGACATTTCTGGAAGACCTCGTCATTCCCTATGAAAATGATGAAGTAACCCGGCTCATAATCGATAGTCATGATCCTAAAGCATTTCAATCTATTTCCGGTTTAACAGTTGGTGAATTTCGCGATTACCTATTGTCCTATCAGGCCAATGGTGATACCTTGAAAAATTTGTCCCCCGGCCTGACTCCCGAAATGCTCGCGGCCGTTTCCAAAATCATGCGAAATCAGGATTTGATTGCTGTTGCTCAAAAGATCGAAGTTGTTACAAAATTCAGAAATACGGTTGGTAAAAAAGGACATTTTTCGGTTAGACTACAGCCGAACAATCCTTCAGACGACCCAAAGGGAATTGCGGCGAGTATCATCGACGGACTCATGTATGGCTGTGGTGATGCGGTGATAGGCATTAATCCGGCAACCGATAATCCGCAGGAAGTTTCAAAATTATTGAAACAATTAGATGACTTTAGGCAGCAATATGAAATTCCCACGCAAAATTGCATTTTAAGCCATGTGACCACCACGCTTGAAATTATTGAAAAAGCTCCGGTAGACCTAATTTTTCAATCCATCGGCGGAACGGAAAAGACCAATTCCTCTTTTGGAATTGACCTGAAATTACTTCAGGAAGCTTATGATGCCGGAAAGGAATTGAATCGTGGAACAGTTGGCAAGCAAATGATGTATTTCGAAACAGGCCAGGGTTCCTCACTTTCCGCAGATGCGCATCACGGCGTCGACCAGCAAACCTGTGAGGCGAGGGCCTATGCCGTTGCGAGAAAATTCGATCCGTTTCTGGTAAATACCGTGGTTGGTTTTATTGGTCCGGAATATTTATACGACGGAAAACAGATCATTCGTGCCGCGCTGGAAGATCATTTCTGCGGAAAATTACTGGGCCTTCCAATGGGATGCGATGTTTGTTATACCAACCACGCGGAAGCTGATCAGGACGATATGGATTCGCTGCTCACGCTTCTGGGAGTTGCCGGTTGTAATTATATTATGGGCGTTCCCGGTGCCGATGATATCATGCTGAATTACCAGTCGACATCCTTTCACGACGCCATGTATCTCCGAAAAGTTTTAAATAAAAGACCAGCTCCTGAATTTGAAGAATGGTTGCTGAAAATGGGCATTTTTGACGAACAGGGTTATAGAAAGGAAATCAAAGACCAACTATTGAAACTGAAGTAA
- a CDS encoding alcohol dehydrogenase, producing MKAAVIEKAGGKFIVKDVDKPSPAENEVLIKVEACGICHSDNFVKEGGFPGLEYPRIPGHEVVGIVEEVGSNVSNWEKGQRVGVGWHGGHCFECEPCRRGDFINCENGKVSGIHYDGGYAEYMTAPKEAIAKVPDELSSADAAPLLCAGITVYNALRNSGIRAGDVVAVQGIGGLGHLAIQYASKMGMRTVAISHNDDKKDLAEKLGAHHFINTGNSDGAKELQKLGGAKLILATAPHSDAISSVVDGLGIDGKLLMVAATGEPIEVSPMQLLMGRKSAAGWPSGTAMDSEDTLNFSAMTGTTPMIEEYSLDDVNEAFDKMMNNKARFRVVLKP from the coding sequence ATGAAAGCAGCAGTTATTGAAAAAGCAGGCGGAAAATTCATCGTTAAAGACGTTGATAAACCATCTCCTGCCGAAAATGAAGTTCTAATAAAAGTAGAAGCCTGCGGAATTTGTCATTCTGATAATTTCGTAAAGGAAGGCGGTTTTCCCGGACTGGAATACCCGCGAATTCCCGGGCATGAAGTCGTTGGAATTGTAGAAGAAGTTGGTTCTAACGTGTCCAATTGGGAAAAAGGCCAGCGCGTAGGTGTAGGTTGGCATGGCGGCCATTGTTTCGAATGCGAGCCTTGTCGCCGCGGGGATTTCATTAATTGTGAGAACGGAAAAGTAAGTGGAATTCACTACGACGGTGGTTACGCGGAATATATGACCGCTCCAAAAGAAGCCATCGCCAAGGTGCCAGATGAGCTCTCTTCAGCTGATGCCGCTCCCCTATTATGCGCCGGAATTACCGTTTATAATGCGCTTAGAAACTCCGGAATTCGTGCCGGTGATGTGGTCGCCGTGCAGGGAATTGGCGGTTTGGGTCACCTGGCCATTCAGTATGCCTCTAAAATGGGAATGCGAACCGTCGCAATTTCTCACAATGACGATAAAAAAGACCTCGCGGAAAAACTTGGTGCCCACCATTTCATCAATACTGGAAATTCAGACGGAGCCAAAGAATTGCAAAAATTAGGAGGCGCCAAACTGATTCTGGCAACAGCCCCACACAGCGATGCGATTTCTTCCGTGGTAGACGGTTTGGGAATTGATGGTAAGCTACTGATGGTTGCCGCGACAGGAGAACCCATCGAAGTTTCTCCAATGCAATTGCTGATGGGAAGAAAATCGGCTGCCGGTTGGCCAAGTGGTACCGCAATGGACTCAGAAGACACACTGAATTTCAGCGCTATGACCGGAACCACACCGATGATCGAGGAATATTCGCTGGATGATGTCAATGAAGCGTTCGATAAAATGATGAACAATAAAGCACGTTTCAGAGTTGTACTGAAACCCTAG
- a CDS encoding alpha/beta hydrolase, translated as MSSEKSVSYQISNTYSTLNERTAHTKNIWLVFHGIGYLSRYFLRHFQHLNTDDNYIIAPQAHSKFYLNGEYRHVGASWLTRENLEEGIENMLNYLDAVFEAEKLKDAENLHILGYSQGVSVATRFVARRRINCQKLIMHSGKVPQELTSEDFNFLKNTEFAFLYGKNDEYLKNGIIEVEENRLAELFPKNLEILAYEGGHEVNSELIAKFA; from the coding sequence ATGAGCAGCGAGAAATCGGTTTCTTACCAGATCAGCAACACGTATTCTACTCTAAATGAGCGCACCGCCCACACGAAAAATATCTGGCTTGTTTTCCACGGAATTGGTTATTTGAGTCGGTATTTCTTACGCCACTTTCAACATTTGAATACTGATGATAACTATATCATTGCACCTCAGGCCCATTCAAAATTTTACCTGAATGGGGAATATCGTCATGTTGGTGCTTCCTGGCTTACCCGTGAAAATCTTGAAGAAGGTATTGAAAATATGCTGAATTACCTGGACGCTGTCTTTGAAGCTGAAAAATTAAAAGATGCTGAAAATCTACATATTCTTGGGTATTCGCAGGGAGTTTCGGTTGCCACCAGGTTCGTGGCACGCAGACGAATAAACTGCCAAAAGCTGATCATGCATTCCGGGAAAGTTCCGCAGGAATTAACTTCGGAAGATTTTAATTTTTTGAAGAATACCGAATTCGCTTTTCTCTACGGAAAAAATGACGAATACCTGAAAAATGGCATTATTGAAGTGGAAGAAAACCGACTCGCCGAACTCTTTCCGAAGAACCTGGAAATTCTGGCTTATGAAGGAGGGCATGAAGTAAATTCCGAACTGATCGCTAAATTCGCTTAA
- the eutC gene encoding ethanolamine ammonia-lyase subunit EutC, with translation MSKQLSNKNYLQTDPWENLRSLSKARIALGNSGGSLPTAAVLHFQEDHAFTKDAIYSDLKEKQLLEQLKEFQLPVYQFQTKISDRKEYLKRPDLGKKLAENSEAEKGNYDILFILTDGLAADAINERAIPLLQEILPKLSEYKIGLCLVKYGRVAIGDEIAEKIGSKFTAILIGERPGLSSPKSLGVYTTFHPKPGTTDERRNCISNIHENGLSVEKASELLQYFINESFRRKLSGVKLKAGNDHHLEE, from the coding sequence ATGTCAAAGCAACTTTCAAATAAGAACTATTTGCAAACTGATCCCTGGGAGAATTTAAGGTCTCTTTCAAAAGCAAGAATCGCTTTGGGAAATTCTGGCGGAAGTTTGCCCACCGCAGCAGTTTTGCATTTCCAGGAAGATCATGCTTTTACCAAAGACGCCATTTATTCCGATTTAAAGGAAAAGCAACTGCTTGAACAACTAAAGGAATTTCAGCTTCCCGTTTACCAGTTTCAGACCAAGATTTCTGATAGAAAAGAATATTTAAAGCGTCCGGATCTTGGAAAAAAACTGGCAGAGAATTCAGAAGCCGAAAAAGGAAATTATGATATCCTGTTTATTCTTACCGACGGACTTGCTGCCGACGCGATTAATGAACGAGCGATTCCGTTGCTACAGGAAATTCTTCCGAAATTGAGCGAGTATAAAATCGGTTTATGCCTTGTGAAATATGGTCGGGTTGCGATTGGTGATGAGATCGCTGAAAAAATAGGATCAAAATTCACGGCAATTCTAATTGGTGAACGCCCGGGATTATCCTCTCCAAAAAGCCTTGGAGTTTATACCACGTTCCATCCCAAACCCGGAACCACCGATGAACGCCGAAACTGTATTTCTAATATCCACGAAAACGGATTGAGCGTTGAAAAAGCTTCCGAATTACTACAATACTTCATTAATGAATCTTTCCGAAGAAAATTGAGCGGGGTAAAGTTAAAAGCCGGCAACGACCATCATCTTGAAGAATAA
- a CDS encoding NRAMP family divalent metal transporter, with protein sequence MSIFSKSDSVFKTLGPGFLLAGAAIGVSHLVQATRAGADYGFLLFWVLILACVTKYPFLEFGPRYAAGTGNHMITGYRKMGKFPYFTFIAITVGSMFIIQAAVTIVTAGLAERLFGMGWSGFTWSFLIIGACIALLLIGKYPALDKTMKFIVSLLGLATLTAVLLAFGDGRLETALHVKSPEVWNEAGIAFIISFMGWMPIPLDAAVWHSIWTKEKAENNRRKTSLKEAFFDFNTGYLAAAIIGLLFFLMGVLVMFGSGISFSGNAVEFSGQLIELYGKTLGSCSKPLIGVAAFIAMFSTTLAVADAFPRVISELFAEEKVSWKPEQKWKTYKLNVFIIPILSLLILFFFNASFTILIDFATALSFISAPFLAWFNYQLVTGEQMPENDRPGKHYRIFSLLCLAVLIIFNLIYLYTLFN encoded by the coding sequence ATGAGCATATTTTCAAAATCTGATTCTGTATTTAAGACGCTTGGCCCAGGATTTCTTCTGGCCGGGGCAGCTATCGGAGTTTCACATCTGGTTCAGGCGACTCGCGCTGGTGCCGATTATGGTTTTTTACTCTTTTGGGTTCTAATACTTGCCTGCGTTACAAAATATCCTTTTCTAGAATTCGGGCCTCGGTATGCTGCCGGCACCGGGAATCACATGATCACAGGTTACCGAAAAATGGGGAAATTCCCCTATTTCACATTTATCGCAATTACCGTAGGAAGCATGTTTATTATTCAGGCTGCGGTGACGATCGTGACAGCTGGTCTGGCCGAACGGCTATTCGGGATGGGTTGGTCTGGCTTTACCTGGAGCTTTTTGATCATCGGTGCCTGTATCGCTTTATTGCTGATTGGGAAATATCCGGCGCTGGATAAAACCATGAAATTTATTGTGAGCCTTCTAGGTTTAGCAACACTCACAGCCGTATTGCTTGCTTTTGGGGATGGCAGGCTGGAGACCGCGTTACATGTAAAATCTCCCGAAGTTTGGAACGAAGCAGGCATTGCTTTTATCATTTCGTTTATGGGCTGGATGCCGATTCCACTTGACGCTGCGGTGTGGCATTCCATCTGGACCAAGGAAAAAGCCGAAAATAATCGCCGAAAAACCAGTCTCAAAGAGGCATTTTTCGACTTTAACACCGGTTACCTGGCTGCTGCGATCATCGGTTTATTATTTTTCCTGATGGGCGTGCTGGTGATGTTTGGCAGTGGCATTAGCTTTTCTGGAAATGCAGTGGAATTTTCTGGCCAGTTGATCGAGCTTTACGGCAAAACTCTTGGCAGCTGCAGCAAACCGCTTATTGGCGTAGCGGCATTCATTGCCATGTTTTCTACCACCCTGGCTGTGGCCGATGCTTTCCCCAGGGTAATTTCTGAATTGTTTGCCGAAGAAAAAGTCAGTTGGAAACCTGAGCAAAAATGGAAAACTTACAAATTGAATGTTTTTATTATTCCTATTCTTTCCCTGCTGATCCTGTTTTTCTTTAATGCCTCTTTTACAATCCTAATCGATTTTGCGACAGCCTTATCATTCATATCGGCACCCTTTCTGGCCTGGTTCAATTACCAACTGGTCACCGGCGAACAAATGCCGGAAAATGACCGGCCGGGTAAACATTACCGAATCTTCAGTTTACTCTGCCTCGCCGTTTTGATCATTTTCAACCTCATTTACCTCTATACCCTATTCAATTAA
- a CDS encoding nuclear transport factor 2 family protein: MKKIIFFLLIMAAANTSAQTKKSGESPQDFVEEFFKAFHEQDTLALKNMASEGVQLQSISINTEGKKLLNSEPFEHFLKSIASIPADSKFEERLLNFKVEENGPLAVVNTAYEFYYNGNFSHCGVNNFTLVKLEDQWKIVHLIDTRNKKCD, translated from the coding sequence ATGAAAAAAATAATTTTCTTTCTGTTGATTATGGCAGCTGCAAACACTTCCGCCCAAACAAAAAAATCAGGCGAGTCACCACAGGATTTCGTAGAAGAATTTTTTAAGGCATTTCACGAGCAGGATACGCTGGCTTTAAAAAATATGGCTTCGGAAGGAGTTCAGTTACAATCCATTTCCATCAACACGGAAGGAAAGAAATTACTGAATTCTGAGCCTTTTGAACATTTTCTGAAGTCTATTGCCTCCATCCCGGCCGATTCCAAATTCGAAGAAAGGTTGTTGAATTTTAAAGTGGAAGAAAATGGTCCTTTAGCCGTGGTGAATACAGCTTACGAATTTTACTATAACGGGAATTTTTCCCATTGCGGCGTCAACAATTTCACGCTGGTCAAGCTGGAAGATCAATGGAAGATCGTGCATCTTATCGATACCCGGAATAAAAAATGTGATTAA
- a CDS encoding formylglycine-generating enzyme family protein, translating into MRSKYHLFIITILCGLLLISCKDEKKSGPEMVVEPAPESHVKGTYHEIYLKEISYIKARVDSASTEGMVQIPGGTYMMGGNSDQAKENEFPRHQETVKELWVDETEVTNAQFRRFIEETGYVTTAERTFEINGKKYPPGALVFDPFNPQWWWKFVKDANWKQPEGPGSNIEGKDDYPVVQVSWYDAKAYAKWAGKRLPTEVEFEYFNRAGNDSLIYNWGNDYSLAAEHANYFQGNFPFDNWNEDSFPGLAPVKSFAPNQFGLYDTTGNVWEWCLDTYYPDAYSRQIGKEEGYFKDFISGKQEKVIRGGSFLCSEMYCTGYRTSARMSSTPDTGLQHTGFRCVKDVER; encoded by the coding sequence ATGCGATCAAAATATCATCTTTTCATCATCACTATCCTTTGTGGCCTACTCCTCATTTCCTGTAAAGATGAGAAAAAATCGGGTCCTGAAATGGTGGTAGAACCAGCTCCGGAATCGCATGTGAAAGGCACCTATCATGAAATTTACCTAAAAGAGATCAGTTATATCAAAGCACGAGTGGACTCGGCTTCTACAGAAGGAATGGTGCAGATCCCGGGCGGCACTTATATGATGGGTGGTAACAGTGATCAGGCAAAAGAAAATGAGTTTCCCCGTCATCAGGAAACCGTAAAAGAGCTTTGGGTAGATGAAACAGAAGTAACCAATGCCCAATTCCGAAGGTTTATTGAAGAAACCGGATATGTTACCACGGCAGAACGAACCTTTGAGATCAACGGAAAAAAATACCCGCCGGGTGCGCTGGTTTTCGATCCATTCAATCCGCAATGGTGGTGGAAATTTGTAAAGGATGCCAATTGGAAACAACCGGAAGGCCCCGGCAGCAATATCGAGGGAAAAGATGATTATCCCGTCGTCCAGGTTTCCTGGTATGACGCGAAAGCTTATGCTAAATGGGCGGGGAAAAGACTGCCCACCGAAGTCGAATTTGAATATTTCAACCGAGCCGGAAATGACAGTTTGATCTATAATTGGGGCAATGATTACAGCCTGGCGGCGGAGCATGCGAATTATTTCCAGGGAAACTTTCCTTTCGATAACTGGAATGAAGATTCTTTCCCAGGTCTGGCGCCTGTGAAAAGTTTTGCTCCTAACCAGTTTGGGTTATATGATACCACCGGAAATGTTTGGGAATGGTGTCTGGACACCTACTATCCAGATGCCTATTCCAGGCAAATTGGAAAAGAAGAGGGCTATTTCAAAGATTTTATCAGCGGAAAACAGGAAAAAGTCATACGCGGCGGTTCTTTTTTATGCAGTGAGATGTATTGTACCGGCTACCGTACCTCGGCGCGGATGAGTTCCACACCAGACACTGGCCTTCAGCATACGGGTTTTCGCTGCGTTAAAGATGTGGAGCGTTAA
- a CDS encoding type II CAAX prenyl endopeptidase Rce1 family protein, translating into MEVLYKRDLGFKIKNLFRNFGLMIACYILFFFLMGMLNAYFPELDLKQYQQSDLLETLTENPLKFFFLAVILAPVVEESLFRSLLKPSEQNLKLFFCSILYIVGLVLMPENAHWTLKYLLLFLCIAFFYYALGELIPEKLMKKINYWIYRRYLLIWIFSAVIFGFVHIFNYVESFQIDLVLLIMIFPRIIAGFFFGKIKLENREMFWPIALHSLNNLMVFLVMFPILE; encoded by the coding sequence ATGGAAGTGCTTTACAAACGGGACCTGGGATTCAAGATCAAAAACCTGTTCAGGAATTTTGGTTTGATGATCGCCTGCTACATCCTGTTTTTCTTCCTGATGGGCATGCTGAATGCCTATTTTCCGGAACTTGACCTGAAGCAATATCAGCAAAGTGATTTGCTGGAAACCCTTACTGAAAATCCGTTGAAATTCTTTTTCCTGGCAGTCATTCTCGCGCCGGTCGTAGAAGAAAGTCTGTTCCGCAGCCTGCTGAAACCTTCCGAACAAAATCTGAAGCTTTTTTTCTGCTCCATTCTATACATCGTTGGCCTGGTCCTCATGCCGGAAAACGCCCATTGGACTTTAAAATATTTGCTGCTATTCCTGTGTATTGCCTTTTTTTACTACGCTCTGGGGGAATTGATCCCAGAAAAGCTCATGAAAAAGATCAATTACTGGATCTATCGCAGGTACCTTTTAATCTGGATTTTTAGCGCGGTCATTTTCGGGTTTGTGCATATTTTCAATTACGTGGAAAGTTTTCAGATAGACCTCGTGCTGCTAATCATGATCTTCCCGAGGATCATTGCCGGTTTTTTCTTCGGAAAAATAAAACTGGAAAACCGTGAAATGTTCTGGCCAATAGCGCTTCACAGCCTGAATAACCTCATGGTATTCCTTGTCATGTTTCCAATCCTGGAATAG
- the dnaK gene encoding molecular chaperone DnaK produces the protein MSKVIGIDLGTTNSCVAVMEGNEPTVIPNAEGKRTTPSVIAFVEGGEIKVGDPAKRQAVTNPTKTISSIKRFMGNKFSESEREAGRVAYDVKKGDNDTPRVDVDGRLYTPQELSAMILQKMKKTAEDYLGQDVTEAVITVPAYFNDSQRQATKEAGEIAGLKVRRIINEPTAAALAYGLDKKSQDQKIAVYDLGGGTFDISILELGDGVFEVLSTNGDTHLGGDDFDEVLIDYLADNFQKAEDIDLRKDPMALQRLKEASEKAKIELSSSSQTEINLPYVTATASGPKHLVETITRSKFEQLAEELVTRSMEPVKKALNDAGLSKSDIDEVILVGGSTRIPKIQEEVEKFFGKKPSKGVNPDEVVAIGAAIQGGVLTGDVKDVLLLDVTPLSLGIETMGGVNTKLIEANTTIPTKKSQTFSTAADNQPSVEIHVLQGERPMAADNKTIGRFHLDGIPPAPRGTPQIEVTFDIDANGIIKVSATDKATGKSQDIRIEASSGLTEEEIEKMKKEAEANAETDKKAKEKVDKLNEADAMIFQTEKQLKEFGDKLSDEKKKPIEDALEELKKAYETKEVETIQPALDKINEAWKTASEEMYKAQAEAQGGQAGGPQQGATGAQGGAAEGGDATSGDDVEDVDFEEVK, from the coding sequence ATGAGTAAAGTAATAGGAATTGACTTGGGTACTACCAACTCCTGTGTTGCCGTAATGGAAGGTAACGAGCCAACGGTAATTCCCAACGCCGAAGGTAAGAGAACTACTCCTTCTGTGATTGCTTTCGTAGAAGGTGGCGAGATAAAAGTAGGAGACCCGGCAAAACGCCAGGCAGTAACCAACCCAACCAAAACGATTTCCTCTATCAAGAGGTTCATGGGTAACAAATTTTCTGAGTCTGAAAGAGAAGCAGGAAGAGTTGCTTATGATGTGAAAAAAGGTGATAACGATACGCCACGTGTAGATGTGGATGGTCGTTTGTATACGCCTCAGGAACTTTCAGCAATGATCCTTCAGAAAATGAAGAAAACTGCGGAAGATTATCTGGGACAGGATGTAACGGAAGCGGTGATTACTGTACCTGCATATTTTAATGATTCTCAGCGTCAGGCTACCAAAGAAGCTGGTGAGATCGCAGGTCTTAAAGTAAGAAGAATCATCAACGAGCCAACTGCTGCGGCACTGGCTTACGGATTGGATAAAAAATCTCAGGATCAGAAGATCGCGGTGTATGACCTTGGTGGTGGTACATTCGATATTTCGATTCTGGAACTAGGTGATGGAGTATTTGAAGTACTTTCTACAAATGGTGATACGCACCTTGGTGGGGATGATTTTGATGAAGTATTGATTGATTACCTGGCTGATAATTTCCAGAAAGCGGAAGATATCGATCTTAGAAAAGATCCTATGGCGCTTCAACGTTTGAAAGAAGCTTCAGAAAAAGCGAAAATAGAGCTTTCTTCTTCTTCTCAAACAGAGATCAACCTGCCTTATGTGACTGCTACTGCTAGTGGACCTAAGCACTTGGTGGAGACCATCACTCGTTCAAAATTTGAACAATTGGCTGAGGAACTGGTAACAAGATCTATGGAGCCAGTAAAAAAAGCGCTTAATGATGCAGGGCTTTCAAAAAGTGATATCGACGAGGTCATCCTTGTTGGTGGATCAACCCGTATCCCTAAAATTCAGGAAGAAGTAGAGAAATTCTTCGGGAAAAAACCTTCAAAAGGGGTGAATCCTGATGAGGTGGTAGCGATTGGTGCTGCTATCCAGGGTGGTGTATTGACCGGAGACGTTAAAGACGTATTGCTTCTGGATGTGACTCCACTTTCTTTAGGTATCGAAACCATGGGAGGAGTGAACACGAAATTGATCGAAGCGAATACTACGATTCCAACTAAGAAGTCTCAGACATTCTCGACTGCGGCTGATAATCAGCCATCTGTTGAGATTCACGTACTTCAGGGAGAGCGCCCAATGGCGGCAGATAATAAGACAATTGGTAGATTCCATTTAGACGGAATCCCACCAGCGCCAAGAGGAACACCTCAAATTGAAGTGACTTTTGACATCGATGCCAATGGTATCATTAAAGTTAGTGCTACTGATAAGGCTACTGGTAAATCTCAGGATATTCGTATCGAAGCTTCTTCTGGATTGACCGAAGAGGAAATCGAGAAAATGAAGAAAGAGGCTGAGGCGAATGCTGAAACCGATAAAAAAGCGAAAGAAAAAGTTGATAAGCTGAACGAGGCTGATGCAATGATCTTCCAGACTGAAAAGCAGTTGAAGGAATTTGGTGATAAACTTTCAGATGAAAAGAAAAAGCCAATTGAAGATGCGTTGGAAGAGTTGAAGAAAGCTTATGAAACTAAGGAAGTTGAAACCATTCAGCCAGCTTTAGACAAGATCAACGAAGCATGGAAAACTGCTTCTGAAGAGATGTATAAAGCTCAGGCAGAAGCTCAGGGCGGACAGGCCGGCGGACCACAACAAGGTGCTACCGGAGCTCAGGGTGGAGCCGCTGAAGGCGGAGACGCAACTAGTGGAGACGACGTGGAAGATGTAGACTTCGAAGAAGTGAAATAA
- a CDS encoding L-serine ammonia-lyase, with product MRKIECISVFDMLKVGVGPSSSHTLGPWRAAQRWIAELKAKDRFDKVVNIHVDLYGSLSLTGKGHATDVATVLGLLGHDPVTMDISIIESEIEKIKRTAILNFNQEREIQFTFKEDVKFNRKFLEFHPNGITFRALMNDGKKCNSSFYSIGGGFVVKKERKNASKKIKNFQQFPFPIEKATELVDYCKTENKTISEIVLENERSLRSDEEIDKGLHQIWDTMLESMYIGCHTEGTLPGGLNVKRRAFEMHQRLIGETSYNDVNDWIPAIRNTEVKFRQILKWVSCFALSVNEVNASLGRVVTAPTNGSAGTVPAVMMYYMTIENHEATFEDLKRFMLVAGEIGSLFKKGATISAAMGGCQAEIGVSSAMAAGGLAELLGGTPEQVLMASEIAMEHHLGLTCDPIGGLVQVPCIERNAMGAIKAINAAEIALESDATRAKVPLDKVIETMWDTAKDMNSKYKETSEGGLAVKVNLSDC from the coding sequence ATGCGAAAAATTGAATGTATCAGTGTTTTTGATATGTTGAAAGTAGGTGTCGGTCCTTCCAGTTCTCATACCTTAGGTCCCTGGCGCGCTGCTCAACGGTGGATCGCCGAACTGAAAGCGAAAGACCGGTTCGATAAAGTCGTGAATATCCACGTGGATCTTTACGGTTCCCTGAGCCTGACAGGTAAAGGTCATGCTACTGACGTTGCTACCGTTCTCGGACTTCTGGGCCATGACCCGGTTACAATGGACATTTCCATCATCGAATCTGAAATTGAAAAAATCAAGAGAACAGCTATTCTGAATTTCAACCAGGAACGCGAAATCCAGTTCACTTTTAAGGAAGACGTCAAGTTCAACCGAAAATTCCTCGAATTTCATCCAAACGGAATCACCTTTCGCGCATTGATGAACGACGGCAAAAAATGCAATTCTTCATTTTATTCTATCGGCGGCGGATTTGTGGTGAAAAAAGAGCGTAAGAACGCCAGTAAAAAGATCAAAAATTTCCAACAGTTTCCGTTTCCTATTGAAAAAGCCACTGAACTGGTGGACTATTGTAAAACCGAAAATAAAACTATTTCCGAGATCGTCCTGGAGAACGAACGTTCCCTGAGAAGCGATGAGGAGATCGATAAAGGTCTGCATCAGATCTGGGATACCATGCTGGAATCCATGTATATTGGTTGCCATACGGAAGGAACGCTTCCCGGCGGACTCAACGTGAAACGGCGCGCCTTTGAAATGCACCAGCGATTGATTGGTGAAACCAGTTATAACGATGTAAATGACTGGATACCTGCAATTCGTAATACCGAAGTCAAATTCCGCCAGATCCTGAAATGGGTTAGTTGCTTTGCGCTTAGCGTAAATGAAGTGAACGCTTCTTTAGGTCGCGTAGTAACCGCTCCTACGAACGGAAGCGCCGGAACGGTCCCTGCGGTAATGATGTATTATATGACCATTGAAAATCACGAAGCGACCTTTGAAGACCTGAAAAGGTTCATGCTGGTAGCCGGAGAAATTGGCAGTCTCTTTAAAAAGGGTGCGACCATTTCGGCAGCGATGGGCGGTTGCCAGGCTGAAATTGGCGTTTCCAGCGCCATGGCTGCCGGTGGTCTGGCTGAATTATTAGGTGGCACACCAGAGCAGGTCTTAATGGCCAGTGAGATAGCCATGGAACATCATCTTGGCTTAACCTGTGACCCTATTGGCGGTCTCGTTCAGGTTCCGTGTATCGAAAGAAATGCGATGGGAGCAATAAAAGCCATAAATGCCGCTGAAATTGCATTGGAAAGCGACGCGACAAGGGCTAAAGTGCCATTGGATAAAGTAATTGAAACGATGTGGGATACCGCAAAAGATATGAATTCCAAATACAAGGAAACATCTGAAGGCGGTTTGGCGGTAAAGGTAAATTTGAGTGACTGCTAA